In Prunus dulcis chromosome 1, ALMONDv2, whole genome shotgun sequence, the following are encoded in one genomic region:
- the LOC117618819 gene encoding uncharacterized protein LOC117618819, which translates to MKLSLLACLLLLSISSISCNANYQTNNLIKKLIKSRKSAGNPKSRDGIYSPVYVGSQEGLMEADKIEALPGQPAGEVNFNQYAGYVTVDPTAGRALFYYFVEANNSSSNPLVLSLHGGPGGCSAFGYGALQELGPFRVGNDNKTLIPNDYAWNNAANVLFLETPLGTGFSYSNKSSDYHTVGDEITAQDSYAFLVNWLERFPQYKDSDFFITGESYAGHYAPELAYTILSNNNITNQTKINLKGVAIGNPWIDLNTALLALFDNFWTHALNSDETNAGIHKYCNLIDFGGKQSKVCGEYLQQGFEEVGEDIDLSNIYSPICKTSQDSQPKSVSTASVDDFDPCSDIYVEAYLNLPEVQAALHVKPTTWSACSDTDWTDSPDTMLPTIQQIIQSGISFWIYSGDTDGFFSVTSSRYALHILNLPIKTPWRPWYSNSREVGGYVVGYEGLTFATVRGAGIMVPSNQPQRALTLISSFLEGKLPPSTMKLSLLLGCLLAFLIISCNANQIENLNKLLRSRKSANPPHPKSWESLDFADGQVSALYVGTQDGLKAADKIGALPGQPQGVDFDQYGGYVTVDPQAGRALFYYFVESPQNSSTKPLVLWLNGGPGCSSFGYGAMEELGPFRVNSDRKTLFRNEYAWNNVANVLFLESPAGVGFSYSNTTSDYENVGDKRTAQDSYKFLINWLERFPQYKTRDFFITGESYAGHYVPQLASTILQHNKATNQTNIINLKGIAIGNAWIDDSTGQLGIYDYLWSHALNSDETNAGIHKYCDFASDNSSSACDKYQNQAGDEAGNVDIYNIYAPLCKISQAKSPSTSTGSVNGFDPCSDYYVDTYLNLVEVQAALHVKPTNWSACGGVGWTDSPTTMLPTIKQLVASGISFWIYSGDTDGRVPFISSRYALNTLKLSLQTTWRPWYSNTEVGGYVAGYKGLTFATIRGAGHMVPSYQPQRALTFISYFLQGKLPPTS; encoded by the exons ATGAAGCTTTCCTTGCTTGCATGTTTGTTGCTCCTCTCTATCTCTAGCATATCATGCAATGCTAATTACCAAACTAACAACCTCATTAAGAAGTTGATTAAGTCTCGCAAATCTGCTGGAAACCCTAAATCACGGGATGGCATATACTCTCCTGTGTACGTTGGCTCCCAAGAAGGGTTAATGGAGGCTGATAAGATTGAGGCTTTGCCAGGGCAACCAGCTGGAGAAGTAAATTTCAATCAATATGCAGGCTATGTTACTGTGGACCCTACAGCTGGGAGAGCTTTGTTCTATTACTTTGTCGAGGCAAATAATTCTTCAAGCAATCCTCTGGTGCTATCGTTACATGGAG GACCTGGAGGATGCTCCGCTTTTGGATATGGAGCCTTACAAGAACTGGGACCATTCAGAGTCGGCAACGATAACAAGACTCTAATTCCTAATGATTATGCTTGGAACAACG CGGCAAACGTCCTCTTCTTGGAGACTCCATTAGGAACTGGGTTTTCGTATTCGAACAAATCGTCTGACTACCACACCGTGGGTGATGAGATCACGGCCCAGGACTCTTATGCATTTCTTGTGAACTGGCTGGAGAGATTTCCTCAATACAAAGACAGTGATTTCTTCATCACTGGAGAGAGCTATGCTGGTCATTACGCACCTGAACTTGCTTACACCATTCTctccaacaacaacatcacaaaccaaacaaaaatcaatCTCAAAGGAGTTGCT ATTGGGAATCCTTGGATCGATCTTAACACCGCTCTACTGGCCCTTTTTGATAATTTCTGGACACATGCTTTGAACTCTGACGAAACCAATGCAGGGATACATAAATATTGTAACCTTATTGACTTCGGAGGTAAGCAATCCAAGGTGTGTGGTGAATATCTGCAACAAGGATTCGAGGAGGTTGGGGAGGATATTGATCTTTCCAACATCTACTCTCCAATTTGCAAAACATCACAAGATTCACAACCCAAATCTGTCTCAACTGCTTCT GTTGATGATTTTGATCCATGCTCCGATATCTATGTCGAGGCCTATCTAAACCTTCCCGAGGTGCAGGCAGCTCTTCATGTTAAACCTACAACGTGGTCAGCTTGCAg TGATACTGATTGGACGGACAGCCCAGACACCATGCTACCCACAATACAACAGATCATACAAAGCGGGATAAGTTTTTGGATATATAG TGGAGACACCGATGGGTTCTTCTCAGTCACATCTTCTAGATACGCCCTGCACATCCTCAACTTACCCATCAAGACTCCATGGAGGCCATGGTACTCTAATAGTAGAGAG GTTGGAGGATATGTGGTTGGGTACGAAGGGTTGACGTTTGCTACTGTGAGGGGAGCTGGGATCATGGTTCCCAGCAACCAACCTCAACGAGCACTCACCTTGATCTCATCTTTCCTTGAGGGAAAGCTTCCTCCTTCC accATGAAGCTTTCACTGCTGCTTGGCTGCCTGTTAGCCTTCCTCATCATATCATGCAACGCCAACCAAATCGAAAACCTCAACAAGTTGCTCAGGTCTCGTAAATCTGCAAACCCTCCTCATCCCAAGTCATGGGAGAGCCTGGATTTTGCAGATGGCCAAGTTTCTGCTTTGTATGTTGGAACCCAAGATGGGTTGAAGGCAGCTGATAAGATTGGTGCTTTGCCAGGCCAGCCTCAAGGAGTAGACTTTGATCAGTACGGAGGCTATGTTACGGTGGACCCTCAGGCTGGAAGAGCACTGTTTTATTACTTTGTAGAGTCGCCTCAGAATTCTTCAACTAAACCATTGGTTCTGTGGTTAAATGGAG GACCAGGATGTTCGTCATTCGGATATGGAGCCATGGAAGAACTTGGACCGTTCAGAGTGAACAGTGATAGAAAGACCCTATTCCGGAACGAATATGCTTGGAACAACG TGGCAAATGTGCTGTTCTTGGAGTCTCCAGCAGGAGTTGGGTTCTCATATTCAAACACAACATCTGACTATGAAAACGTGGGTGACAAGAGAACAGCCCAAGACTCCTACAAGTTCCTCATAAACTGGCTGGAGAGATTTCCCCAATACAAAACCAGAGATTTCTTCATCACTGGAGAGAGCTATGCCGGCCATTACGTTCCACAGCTTGCCTCCACCATTCTCCAACACAACAAAGccacaaaccaaacaaatatTATCAACCTCAAAGGCATTGCA ATTGGAAATGCTTGGATCGACGACAGCACGGGTCAACTGGGTATTTATGATTATTTGTGGTCGCATGCTTTGAACTCTGACGAGACCAATGCAGGGATACACAAATATTGTGACTTTGCTTCTGATAATTCTTCCAGCGCATGTGATAAATATCAAAACCAAGCAGGGGACGAGGCTGGAAATGTTGATATTTACAACATCTATGCTCCCCTTTGCAAGATATCACAAGCCAAATCTCCCTCAACTAGCACTGGTTCT GTTAATGGATTTGATCCATGCTCTGATTATTATGTGGACACCTATCTAAATCTTGTGGAGGTGCAAGCAGCTCTTCATGTCAAACCTACAAATTGGTCGGCTTGCGg TGGTGTTGGATGGACGGACAGCCCAACGACAATGCTACCCACAATTAAGCAGCTCGTAGCAAGCGGGATAAGTTTTTGGATATATAG CGGAGACACTGATGGAAGAGTACCATTCATATCATCTAGATACGCCTTAAACACCTTAAAATTGTCTCTGCAAACTACATGGCGACCGTGGTATTCGAATACAGAG GTTGGAGGATATGTTGCTGGGTACAAAGGGTTGACATTTGCAACGATAAGGGGAGCTGGGCATATGGTTCCCAGCTATCAACCACAGCGAGCACTCACCTTCATCTCATATTTCCTTCAGGGGAAGCTTCCTCCTACCTCctaa